In Struthio camelus isolate bStrCam1 chromosome 3, bStrCam1.hap1, whole genome shotgun sequence, the DNA window TTTATATCCATTACCTGAAAAGACCAAGGGACAAAGTCAGAATTGAGGATGCACACTCTAAACTATCAAATAAAAAACATCCTATGTTTTCTTAAACGCAGGCAGCAATTACAACAttgatttttgtctcttcttttaTAATCTGTTCCCAGATGTTAAGATTTCATTACTCAAAGCCGGACCTTTGCTGAAGACAAAAAATATctctttgcaaaaaataaataaaatacagatatttattGATCAAAACTATGTTTTTGGGTGTGCATGATGATCTTGTGACTCTTGAAAACAACTACCAAAAGAGCAAAAATAGTAATGTGAATGTGAAAGGCTGAAATGATGACAGTATATTTGCCTGCATACTTCCTGTGTTGGCATAGAATGGGAAAACAGTTGCTTGGAAAGTTGTCATTATTTCTTTTCGTGTTGTTTAGAATAGATTTACAAATGCAGTTATGTGTTACTGTCAAGAGGAAATGTCAATTTGTGACAGTATAGCCCCTATTTACTAGTGAACACGCAGAATTATCTCCCTGGCTGTTTTGATAGTGACAGCTTTCAGCAGAAATATTcagatttcttcatttaaatgtaGTACGCAGTTAGAGATTAAGATCTAATCTTTCATTGctagttgcttttgttttgtcaaGAATTTGTTAGAGTTCATTAgtgacttaatttttaaaaatacaaataatgtaCAAAGCCATGATCCAAGGCCACAGGACATGCTGCTTTCATCCCTGAAGGACTTCAACAGTTTTGAAACCACAGATGCGGAGCAGGAAAATTGCCCGAGTAATTTGAATCTAAGATTAATTAATATGGAGAATTGATCCTTTGAAACAAGCAGGAATTTCTCTTTGTCACTGAGGGGGCTTTAGATCAGGCATTGTGGACCACAAGGAGGTTAGAAGTGATTTTTCAACCCTTCTTTTCAGCTGTGGACGAGCAGAGATGGGAGCCCTTTAGTGTGGGCCATAGACAACACGTGGCTGAGGTGCATTCTCCTCAGACAGCTTTTGTGCGTCCCAGTTAGACCACTGCATCAAGCCCCACGCATGCCTGGGCCTCTGTCCCTAGTGGCAGTGGACAAATCTAGACTAACTTTGTGTTTGTCTCACATCCTATAGTACATTTACCAATAAATAATTTAGTTTTTTGTTGCTATTGGCAGCACTGTTCTagtttgcattcttttcttttgctcttttgtgttttgcttttctgtcgTATATGGGTTTTTCTTAATGTGACATCTTTGTGCAAACATCATATGCATCTGATGAAGGCAAAAGAGATGTATTGCGTTTCGGCTAATACAGAGGAAAGGGGAAATTGCCCACATAATGGAACAGGCGATTCAATTTTAACTATGtcatttctctcttgtctccataGTAGTGAATACACAAACATAAAATACATAATCTACCTCCTCCTTCAAAGATATCAACGTGCAATTAAAACCCACAAGGCTTGACAACCTGTTGTCAAGTTGTTTAAGCAGTTGTTTCAGAATCTGACAGACAAACTTATAAACAAAACGTAGAGCGCCAGATTGTGGCATGAGGCAGCATCATCACGTGGCTTCCTCAGTCGTCTCAAAATTTGGAAGACAAAAAAAGTagaggaatactttttttttccttgaataaatAACAGTTTAATTAcattatagaaataaaatatgatgTGGTAGTAATACACTGGAAACCTTACAGAAATACTATTCTGCTACTGGTAGGTAAATGgtcaaagctatttttaatgaCAATCTGAACAGTACTTGTGTACAAACTATTATACAGGTTGCTAACGAAAGATATTGCAGCAGTCGCAAGGATGTTACCAGCTCAAACAAACATCTAATGATACAATATTCTTCTAAGAGGAAGTAATAATGTTAGATTTACAGACAATAAAGAGTTATGTTCTCCACTTTGAAACACTGGAAATAAAAAGCTCAGGTAATCCAATTTCTTTACCTCATATTATCACAAGGAaagattttcctttctctgtgaaaCAGCATCCCAAGAGACCCTGTAAACATTTTATTCAAAGGTAGTATCTGAGATGTCACAGCAACTTCAACAATTGTCCTAGACTACAATTACAGACTTTTTAGGCCACTGCTTGTACagatgacttttttatttttcacttatttaCATACATTCAGCCCAATAACAGCAGGTAAAATGCGCTGTCTATCTCACAATAGACACACTAACATTTTCGTCAAAAGGCCAGTGCAAGAAAACGTGGATAGTGATTGCACAGCATCGAGGAGATTATATTATACAAATATACAATTAGACTGTCGAGAATCTTAACTCTGCAGGCATGTGACACAGACGGTCTTCTTTATAGATACACAACACCTGAAGTTGGTAAGTATACATAACTGGAACTATAGTTATTTGTCTGATGACGGTATGGGTGGTTGTGGCAGATGATAGTATAATTTGGCTGTGCTATCGCTAAGTGAAGGTAGACAATCACAAACTAGGAATACCTAAAGCAGAAGTTTAAGAACAGCTAATCTTGGAACGGCAACAGATTTTCTAATGACGGAGCAGTTCTATTTAGCGCGCAACTTGTAGGGAAGTTGTTGCCACCTCTTTAATAAATGGTTCTAAGTGAACCGACACCGTTCCCAGAGCGTTAGAAAACCTCATTATGCAGTGAAGATAGTGATGACAGACAGCAATGTTTCACAGGATGCTATTTCTTATTATATCAGTAAGCACCAAGTAAAGTGCCAAGACAGCCCCATTGTCCCATGATTTATTATGTAAAATTTAGAACTTGAATGCACAACAGAAGTCCACGATATTTGCATTTAGTTCACAAGAAGACAGTTTCAAAAATGGCTCTTAAAATACCTTTACGTTTCAAGCAAACTTCCCCCCGGCCCCGAGGACTGCTTTAGGATGAACTACATCTAGATAGGAGAAAGCTCTTTGAGAAGGAGGACTCGCACGTCCTCTGGGAACCCTCTGCAATTCACCACTCTTGGCTGACCGCCCTCAAGGGCACCATGCTctgccctgcctccaaggcaAACTGTAGGGGGagcaaggtggaggaggaaaaCGCCCCCGTGCCTTTCAGCTGTTGCTCAGCACCTTGCCTGATGAGATCTTTAACACGTGCCATGCTACACCGAGTCTTTGCTCACTGATCCTGAACCTCCACTGCCCTGGTGTCACTTAGGCCAGTGCACAGCCGCTGACCAAAAAGAAGCTTGGCCTTTTGTGCTACTGGCTGCTGTGACTCGCATTTAGATATCAGAAATGCCACGGGGATGTCAAGGCATCCAGGAAcccccccagggctgcagccATACTCCCTTTCTCTAAGTAACCCCCACAAGAAAGGGCTACAGGACAGCACAGATTAGGTTCCATTAGACCCGTGCCAAAAAGGGAGTCACCCGGCTTGCGGGAAGCGTCAGGCAGCAGCTAAGCTGGCTTAACAGCGATTTTGGCAGAAATCAGCCAGAAAAAGGATCAGGAAATGGTCCAGAATGCAAGGCAGCAGAGAATAAGGTCCAGTACCTCTGATTTAGGATGGAATTACAGAATATCCATGCCCCAAAGACTTCTCAATAACATGCTCTTCGTCAAAGTCCTAGATGGTAAAAGCAGTCCCATCATGGAACAAAGCTGCAATTTTCATTCAATaatttctccttctttgcctTGAAGCTGATGGTGTCAAACTTTGTCAACTGTATCCTACCCAACAGTGAGACTCACCTCATTTCAAGCAGTAAGATTTAAATACTGAAGAACTTAAAATAAATTACCATTTATTTCTGGTGTTCTCAGTTTTCAGTAACACCTTCGATACCCGTTTTCAGTTGTCAGGGCTGGCTCATGCcatgctctgcctcctgctccacCTTATTCTCGAGTATAACTAAAAGGCTACTTTCTCTCACACAGGGATGCATCTCGGTGTGGATCTGTATGTTCTTAATATGGTATTTTCATCATTAATCAGTTGGAAGAACTCAATTTTAGAAACAGAATTCGTGTGCAAAGCGTGCAACAAGAAATACAGTTTACATTTGGTCATAGTGTCCTATCTTAGTTATGCTACAACGACTCACACTTATGAGTATActtacttacacacacacacacgcacgcacatagatatttatttatatacacgCTCACACAATAAGAAAATGTCTGACAATACTTCCTCCTCTTTTAGTGAAGACTGGAGTTTGGCATCTCAGGCTCTGAGTCTGCTTAAACCTGGGATACAGGAATGCAACACACTTCAAGTATACATCAACTGCACAGTGACAGCATGACACATTGCGTCTGATACATGCTGCCTTCAGAGGTCCAGCACCAGCATGGGACTAAAAACAGTTGCCCATTAAAGGAGCCAATTTCCAGGACCTTCTCTTTTCAGCGTTCATATTCACACAAGGCCCCAGAGAAGGGCAAGAGTCTGTACAACAGTGAGCGTCCTTCTGTATAAACGCAGTGGTATTTAAAAGTCTGAACCAGTGCATTCCTCTCTTATATTCCTTCTCTATTCCCTTGTTGCTGTTATTCTCATAAGCATGTGAAAGTAAAAGGTAACAGGGAAATAATTTTAGTAGAAGAACACAAAGTCTCTCCTCTAAGTCCACAGAAGACCACTAAAAGtgtaaaatttccaaaataactCATAGGAATTCTTCAAATACAGTAAGTGTTTTCAATGGGGTTTACATACCACGTTTCACATTACTTCCACATAAGTCTACCTTATCACTTTGTTTAATCAGACAAATATCAATAACACATAATAAAACAGCATACAGTTCACAGGACACAACACATTTTACAAAACCTCTAAAACTCAGCACTGccgcttttgggaaaaaaaataaaaaactcctaTTACTTACAGACATGAAATACATTTCACATTGAAATGGACAGCATGATTACACCGCTTTTTCTTATTTGATGGTATCGTTTTAGGATGCATTCGTTTTCAATTAGGTTTCACAATTTTTCTTCACATCCCCCAAAGAAACTTTTGCTAATTTGATATTTTCGCTGTACTCCTTCACAAAACTTATTATTATTCAGTAAATACTTTTGAGAAATAACTTTTGAGAATTTCATTTGAACTCCTAATTGTAAAACTTGAAGAACTGCCTGACAGTAATGCTCTGAACACAATCATTGCTTAGTTTACAATGACAAACCAAAAAAGTATTACAGGAGGGTACAAACACATTAAGCCACGGGTTTGGTTTTCTCTGtcgttgttgatttttttttttttttaactatttccttTTCGCACAATGCTGAGAAGTCTCTGACTTACAATGCTTCAGCAGTTGTGTCTGTGGAGACAGACATGGTAACTTTGGCAATCTTAACTGTGCTCTTaatgcagctctctgcagccctgtGGACATTACCTGCGTTGTTGGCATGCTTGTGCTGGCAGTCAGACTCCATGCTGTTATCGAGAGGCTGTGCAGTTCCTTCGCAGGTGGGGAACATGCTCCGGAAAGCATGTCGCAAGTCCTTGCTCCTCAGAGCGTAGATGATGGGATTCACTGTCGAATTCAGCAAACAGAGCATGCTACAGAACGCAAAGACAGTCTTGATGAGCTTGTTCATTTTCCCAAAGACATCATACACCATTATGGCGAGGAGAGGGCCCCAGCATATGATTAAAACGACTAGAATAAGGACCAAGGTTTTGGCTAACCTGATGTCCATACGAGTTTGATCAGGCCTAGTGATCTGTACTTTCCCATCCTCCGTAGTCTGAATGATTATGCTTTTCTGAGTGCCACGCTGAATCATTCGAACAGCATGACTGTGAGCCTTCCACAGTATGTACATGTAGGCATACACAATGAACAGCAAGAGTACGCTGGTGACCCCAATCCAGAACATCAGGTACGTCTCATCGATGAGGGGGAATATGTCTGAACAAACAGAATTGAGCTTTTTGCAGTTCCAGCCGAGCAGAGGAAGAACAGCTATTACAATAGCGATGGTCCACATCACACAGAATGCTACGACAGCCTTTGGTCGGGTAACAATCCTTTTGTAAGCTAGTGGCCTGTGTATAGATATGTACCGGTCTATTGCCGTGAGGAAAAGGCTACCTACTGAGGCAGTGAACGAGGCTGTAACTCCACCCAGTTTGAACAAGAAGACATTAGGGCTGTCCTTCCGGTGGAAAACATGGAAATCAACAAAACTGTAGACAAAAATCACGCTGCCCAGGAGGTCGGCCACAGCCAGGCTGCCGATGAAGTGGTAGGAGGGTCGACACCGGAGGCTTCGGGAGTGGAGGATGACACACAGGACTAGGAAGTTCTCCAGGACAGTGAAGGTGCCCAGGGTGAGGGACAGAACTGCAATagccagctgctggctggggTTCAGGATCATAAAACACTCCATATCCATGAAGTTCTCCCCACACTGTATATTCTCCTCATTATCCTTGAAGGTGGACAAGGACTTGTTGTAAAACTCTGTGATATTGATCTGATCAGATGGAATAATGCTCAACAGGGGATCATCTCCTGCAGTCATTTTTTCTTGGAAAGGATCACCCCTGAAGGAAGAGAGGGGGAATTTCTGGGGATAGTATCCCAGCTTGGATGCCATGTCACCCTTCATGTCTTCGTACTGGATATCGTTGGAGCCCGCGTAAAGGAGATCTGTTGTAATCGTTCGGAAAGTTGTGTCCGCGAGGCCATCTAGGATTGACTTCATAACCCCAGTCTTGTATTACGTTGGTTTCAGAGAGACTCGGGGAGGGAAAAATACATCTGAGGAAATCCTAGAGGGGGAAAAGATCAAACTTCATTAAGATAAACAGGGAGACAAACTCCACAAACAACTTAGTTGAACTGCGTCAAACAAAATTGACCTTTCTCCTGTATTCAGTGCAGGTCTAGCCACTGCCACCTGCAGTAGTGAGGATGAATGGAGCATTTAGAACGAAAACATCTGAAATTCGGTAGAATCTGAATTTCACTAGAAAGTGGCTCAAAAGCtgaaggtgcagagagtggcatATTCCGCAGGAAAgtagttttcatttttcctcaaaatgtttTAAGCTGTTCCACCAGAAAGATATTTTTCCCTAGATCTGAACTTAGGTTCTGACTGCAAAGTACCTTGTAGACCAATATTCCTTGGGCTCGCTTCATTTAGACACCAAGTGCCACTGCAGGAATAGCCTTAAACCGAATGATCACCTTCATTGCTTCTCTTTCAAAAGGCATCAAGGATGTTGAAATCCTAACAACACAGAGAGAACAGGGAAGGAGCCATGCACTCTAAGTTTCACAGTTCACCCTTTATGCCTGTAAGTTCCATTACTCTATTCCTTATTTCTGCTAAGCAAACCAAGGCAACTATACGCTTGGACTATACGGGGGAGGTGTTTTTTTACCCAGCTCTGTCCACAATTCCAGGAAAAGCGAATAGCACTGCTAAATCTGTGGGTGTGACAGAGACCCATTTTGTTCCGATGAGAAGCCTCAGTGAGGGCAGTTCACTCCTGCCCAGAAAAACAGGGCACAGTGGTATCTGAGCTGGAGTGCAACTCTAGTCAAAAATCCAGGCAAAAAGGACTAGGAGCCACTGCTTATGTGAGATGCATGGAAATGTAACTCTTCCCACTGGGGACACCGTCAAACAGATTCTGTCCCTTAGAAATCGGAAGCCCAAGAGAGGGACCCCAGGTAGTCATAGCTCTCTGAGTCCCACCTTGTGCAGCCTTCACTCACAGGTGATGACCTGTGCAGGACTTAAGTCCTGATGGGGCTGCTCTTGGGAGAACACGCTCATCAGCGTCTGAGCATCTTACATGCATTGACATGAAAGAGGTCCTACAGCTCTGCTTATACTGTTCTCCTATATAATAGTTTGCCAAGATAACATGCCTTGAATATGCATTGAACATCTGCTTTAAGGTGCCTTTCCATGGCCAGAGTGGCATAGAGCGGTCTTAATGTAAAGAAGAGACAGAATTATTGCTTCTGTGTGCTACAGCACTTCTGCATCTGCTA includes these proteins:
- the CNR1 gene encoding cannabinoid receptor 1; amino-acid sequence: MKSILDGLADTTFRTITTDLLYAGSNDIQYEDMKGDMASKLGYYPQKFPLSSFRGDPFQEKMTAGDDPLLSIIPSDQINITEFYNKSLSTFKDNEENIQCGENFMDMECFMILNPSQQLAIAVLSLTLGTFTVLENFLVLCVILHSRSLRCRPSYHFIGSLAVADLLGSVIFVYSFVDFHVFHRKDSPNVFLFKLGGVTASFTASVGSLFLTAIDRYISIHRPLAYKRIVTRPKAVVAFCVMWTIAIVIAVLPLLGWNCKKLNSVCSDIFPLIDETYLMFWIGVTSVLLLFIVYAYMYILWKAHSHAVRMIQRGTQKSIIIQTTEDGKVQITRPDQTRMDIRLAKTLVLILVVLIICWGPLLAIMVYDVFGKMNKLIKTVFAFCSMLCLLNSTVNPIIYALRSKDLRHAFRSMFPTCEGTAQPLDNSMESDCQHKHANNAGNVHRAAESCIKSTVKIAKVTMSVSTDTTAEAL